A window of the Mus pahari chromosome 1, PAHARI_EIJ_v1.1, whole genome shotgun sequence genome harbors these coding sequences:
- the Nucb2 gene encoding nucleobindin-2, with the protein MRWGIIQVQYCFLLVPCLLTALEAVPIDVDKTKVHNAEPVESARIEPPDTGLYYDEYLKQVIEVLETDPHFREKLQKADIEEIRSGRLSQELDLVSHKVRTRLDELKRQEVGRLRMLIKAKLDALQDTGMNHHLLLKQFEHLNHQNPNTFESRDLDMLIKAATADLEQYDRTRHEEFKKYEMMKEHERREYLKTLNEEKRKEEESKFEEMKKKHEDHPKVNHPGSKDQLKEVWEETDGLDPNDFDPKTFFKLHDVNNDGFLDEQELEALFTKELEKVYNPQNAEDDMIEMEEERLRMREHVMSEIDNNKDRLVTLEEFLRATEKKEFLEPDSWETLDQQQLFTEEELKEYESIIAIQESELKKRADELQKQKEELQRQHDHLEAQKQEYHQAVQQLEQKKFQQGIAPSGPAGELKFEPHT; encoded by the exons ATGAGGTGGGGGATCATCCAAGTACAGTACTGTTTTCTCTTGGTTCCGTGCCTACTGACCGCTCTGGAAGCTGTTCCTATAGATGTGGACAAGACCAAAGTACACAACGCTGAGCCGGTGGAAAGTGCAAGGATAGAGCCACCA GATACTGGACTTTATTATGACGAATACCTGAAGCAAGTGATTGAAGTCTTGGAAACAGATCCACATTTCAGAGAAAAGCTCCAGAAAGCAGACATAGAGGAGATAAGG AGCGGGAGGCTGAGTCAAGAGCTGGACTTAGTAAGTCACAAAGTGAGGACGAGACTGGATGAACTGAAGAGGCAAGAAGTAGGAAGACTGCGGATGCTTATCAAAGCTAAGCTGGATGCCCTTCAAG ACACTGGCATGAATCACCACCTTCTTCTGAAGCAGTTTGAACACCTGAACCACCAGAATCCTAACACATTTGAATCCAGAGATTTGGATATGCTAATCAAAGCA GCTACCGCGGATCTGGAGCAATATGACCGGACTCGGCATGAAGAGTTTAAGAAGTACGAGATGATGAAGGAACACGAGCGCAGAGAGTATTTAAAAACACTGaatgaggagaagagaaaagaagaagagtcCAAGTTtgaagagatgaagaagaagcaTGAAGACCACCCCAAAGTTAATCATCCC ggaagcaaagatcaacTAAAAGAGGTTTGGGAAGAGACTGATGGATTGGACCCTAATGACTTTGACCCCAAGACATTTTTCAAATTACATG ATGTTAACAACGATGGATTCCTGGATGAACAAGAATTAGAAGCACTATTCACAAAAGAG ttggaGAAAGTGTATAACCCGCAAAATGCAGAGGACGATATGatagaaatggaagaggagagacTCAGGATGAGAGAACACGTCATGAGTGAG ATTGATAACAACAAAGATCGATTGGTGACTCTGGAGGAATTCCTGAGAgctacagagaagaaagaattccTAGAGCCCGATAGCTGGGAG aCACTGGACCAGCAACAGTTATTCACTGAGGAAGAGCTTAAAGAATATGAAAGCATTATTGCTATTCAAGAGAGCGAGCTCAAGAAGAGGGCAGATGAgctgcagaagcagaaggaggagctgCAGCGGCAGCACGACCACCTCGAGGCGCAGAAGCAGGAGTATCATCAG